In Corynebacterium aquatimens, one genomic interval encodes:
- a CDS encoding helix-turn-helix transcriptional regulator encodes MGVEHIGAAVRQERRNLGLTQVELANLAQVSDRFVRDLEHGKETLEMGKAIRVLGVLGYELAPVSRNPMAARGTGNG; translated from the coding sequence GTGGGAGTTGAGCACATAGGGGCCGCGGTCAGGCAAGAGCGACGCAACCTAGGGCTCACGCAGGTGGAACTCGCGAACTTGGCTCAGGTCTCCGACCGCTTTGTTCGCGACCTTGAACACGGCAAGGAAACGTTAGAGATGGGGAAGGCAATCCGCGTGCTTGGAGTGCTCGGCTACGAGCTAGCCCCAGTGAGCCGGAACCCGATGGCCGCCCGAGGTACAGGTAATGGATAG
- a CDS encoding type II toxin-antitoxin system HipA family toxin, with product MDSARKHGTVVADVYLGPHLAGHFVRLNAYSAQNTPAVYTGGAVEFSYTPEAAHNGWRVASTLPLDGGPWVNMAGALPPYFSNLLPEGRRLTSLKNAVKTSADNELDLLLAVGANTVGAVSVVRPGEAPVDAIAHVDLDHDLDFSSVLADSGIVDPVAMAGVQDKASARTIAAPVHVHQKGLAQSSEEDFILKVSPPEYPMLVENERECFAMAEINAKSFPVSTTKIIHDVHGRSALLVSRFDRVGHARLPVEDAAQILGIYPADKYSPTMEDVAAAVMSVTSAPLLAARTLAYMVALAWLTGNGDLHAKNISVLDRGVGYHVAPIYDIPSTLPYGDTSMALTVQGRRDNISAKIFRAFATQIGLPELAIDDIMAKALRATAHAADRINAAIDSHPRQRRDLERILRHRRALWGAN from the coding sequence ATGGATAGCGCGAGAAAGCACGGAACCGTCGTCGCGGACGTCTACCTCGGCCCCCATTTAGCTGGTCATTTTGTCCGCCTAAACGCGTATTCGGCCCAAAACACTCCAGCGGTGTACACAGGCGGAGCCGTTGAGTTTTCCTACACCCCGGAGGCCGCCCACAACGGCTGGCGCGTAGCCTCGACCCTCCCCCTCGACGGCGGCCCGTGGGTGAACATGGCAGGAGCTCTACCACCATATTTCTCCAACCTTTTGCCGGAAGGGCGCAGGTTAACCAGCCTAAAAAACGCTGTGAAAACGTCGGCCGACAATGAGCTGGATCTGCTTTTGGCCGTCGGCGCTAACACCGTGGGTGCAGTAAGTGTGGTAAGGCCTGGGGAAGCACCGGTCGATGCCATCGCCCATGTGGATCTGGACCACGACTTGGATTTCAGTTCAGTGCTGGCTGATTCAGGAATCGTCGATCCGGTAGCCATGGCGGGCGTTCAAGACAAGGCATCGGCACGCACCATCGCCGCACCTGTACATGTCCACCAAAAAGGACTCGCGCAAAGCTCCGAGGAGGACTTCATCCTGAAGGTCTCGCCCCCCGAGTACCCAATGCTTGTGGAGAATGAGCGGGAATGTTTCGCAATGGCCGAGATTAATGCGAAGAGCTTCCCGGTATCCACCACGAAAATCATCCATGACGTTCACGGACGATCAGCACTTCTAGTCAGCCGCTTCGACCGCGTGGGCCACGCCCGTTTGCCAGTGGAAGACGCGGCACAAATCTTAGGCATCTATCCAGCCGACAAGTACTCGCCGACGATGGAGGACGTTGCCGCTGCAGTTATGTCCGTTACAAGTGCGCCGCTGCTCGCAGCACGCACGCTCGCCTACATGGTGGCGTTGGCCTGGCTGACCGGCAACGGTGACCTGCACGCAAAGAACATTTCCGTTTTGGACCGCGGGGTAGGCTATCACGTCGCTCCGATCTATGACATCCCTAGCACGCTGCCTTACGGCGACACGTCAATGGCCCTGACCGTTCAAGGTAGAAGAGACAACATCAGCGCGAAAATTTTCCGTGCTTTCGCCACCCAGATCGGCCTTCCAGAATTAGCGATAGACGACATCATGGCTAAAGCACTTCGCGCCACCGCGCACGCCGCGGATCGTATTAACGCCGCGATTGATTCGCACCCCCGCCAGCGACGCGACCTTGAACGAATTCTCCGCCACCGCCGCGCGCTGTGGGGCGCGAACTAA
- a CDS encoding SpaH/EbpB family LPXTG-anchored major pilin produces the protein MARAIRKSAAIVLAAGLTFAGVGGVAIESAVAGAQQTVSTINPNNSRSLTIHKRFGAETNTKATGQEMAGVPGQAGNGVEFQIELVQKLDTPADWEAARTLTVENATADTSFSPQTKTTGADGVAGDAYFNNLPMGVYRVTETAVPTGVIAGKPFLVYVPMAAENGDWIYNVHAYPKNNTATIAKSVKDAGIHNGGNVEYTIVASGDSAAGAGVGDNFVFTDTLPAGLDAAGATATPSFVDSSAGTLVANTDYTVTKNGQQVTVTFTEAGRNKITTANKRVQVVISAKYDGTVNQATNKATVTAGNTTYTSNEVVSHWGNVTITKKSSAGAGLQGADFQLVQCQAGAGGAWSQVVGTQPETVGTTATFTTGADGKVTINGIHVQDYVDGAAGDAAKYCVKETKAPAGYVGDDNLRPVNLTVANKNASVEITNSTSRNLLPNTGGMGIVLIVLAGLGIVGAGAFAARRNAA, from the coding sequence ATGGCACGTGCCATCCGCAAGTCCGCAGCTATCGTTCTGGCTGCTGGCCTGACCTTCGCCGGCGTCGGCGGGGTCGCAATCGAGTCCGCCGTTGCTGGCGCACAGCAGACCGTCAGCACCATTAACCCGAACAACTCCCGTTCGCTGACCATCCACAAGCGCTTCGGTGCGGAAACCAACACCAAGGCGACCGGTCAGGAGATGGCTGGCGTCCCGGGCCAGGCTGGTAACGGCGTCGAGTTCCAGATCGAGCTCGTGCAGAAGCTGGACACCCCGGCCGACTGGGAGGCCGCTCGTACGCTTACCGTCGAAAATGCGACCGCGGACACCTCTTTCAGCCCGCAGACCAAGACCACCGGCGCTGACGGTGTTGCTGGCGACGCATACTTCAACAACCTCCCGATGGGTGTCTACCGCGTCACCGAGACCGCGGTCCCGACCGGCGTCATCGCGGGCAAGCCGTTCCTCGTGTACGTCCCGATGGCCGCTGAGAACGGCGACTGGATCTACAACGTTCACGCTTACCCGAAGAACAACACCGCCACCATTGCCAAGTCCGTGAAGGACGCTGGCATCCACAACGGCGGCAACGTCGAGTACACCATCGTCGCTTCCGGTGACAGCGCAGCCGGTGCCGGTGTGGGTGACAACTTCGTGTTCACCGACACCCTTCCTGCTGGCCTCGATGCCGCTGGCGCCACCGCGACCCCGAGCTTCGTTGACTCCAGCGCGGGCACCCTCGTCGCAAACACCGACTACACCGTGACCAAGAACGGCCAGCAAGTCACCGTCACCTTCACTGAGGCTGGCCGTAACAAGATCACCACCGCCAACAAGCGCGTCCAGGTTGTCATCAGCGCGAAGTACGACGGCACGGTCAACCAGGCCACCAACAAGGCCACCGTTACCGCAGGAAACACCACTTACACCTCCAACGAGGTCGTTTCCCACTGGGGCAACGTGACCATCACCAAGAAGAGCTCCGCTGGTGCCGGCCTGCAGGGTGCTGACTTCCAGCTGGTTCAGTGCCAGGCGGGTGCGGGCGGCGCATGGAGCCAGGTTGTTGGCACCCAGCCTGAGACCGTCGGAACCACTGCAACCTTCACCACCGGCGCGGACGGCAAGGTGACCATCAACGGTATTCACGTTCAGGACTACGTCGACGGCGCAGCTGGCGATGCCGCGAAGTACTGCGTCAAGGAGACCAAGGCTCCTGCTGGTTACGTCGGCGACGACAACCTCCGCCCGGTGAACCTGACGGTGGCCAACAAGAACGCGTCTGTCGAAATCACCAACTCGACTTCCCGCAACCTCCTGCCCAACACCGGTGGCATGGGTATCGTGCTTATCGTTCTGGCCGGCTTGGGCATCGTTGGCGCGGGTGCATTCGCTGCTCGCCGCAACGCTGCGTAG
- a CDS encoding pilin N-terminal domain-containing protein, giving the protein MRMRKIALGALTSVLLSTGVGAPVVSAPLADAQVVAGNDKGLNIENFIPQLNQLSLTVKKTPVNPNDAVPAGALPPGGNAGIPFTLSRVDNTDVSTTDAREAAKAMTVDQARAKGLTAIATQQTNDSGETRFAQLTAGLYLLEESAPDTQHDYRTSDPQLILLPLGDSLNQEFVTDSLIVTKAGLDATTRAFIRAAAIAAMVLPGVLAIATLPSILAQFPAGAFPGLPGVPALPGAPGQPGLPGQPGALPANPDAPGAPGQGDYPEQPGAGASSTGTGSEGTDGAGNIDDSEDSLASTGANVLWSILAGSILILFGIVLARRGKKGARNV; this is encoded by the coding sequence ATGCGGATGCGCAAGATCGCCCTCGGGGCGCTGACGAGTGTGCTACTGAGCACCGGCGTTGGCGCGCCCGTGGTCAGCGCACCCCTTGCTGACGCGCAGGTTGTCGCAGGTAATGACAAGGGCTTGAACATAGAGAATTTCATCCCTCAGCTCAACCAGTTAAGCCTGACCGTCAAGAAGACACCGGTGAACCCTAACGACGCTGTTCCCGCTGGCGCCCTCCCTCCCGGTGGTAACGCGGGCATCCCGTTCACGCTCAGCCGTGTGGATAATACCGACGTCAGCACAACCGACGCTCGCGAAGCCGCAAAAGCGATGACTGTTGATCAAGCTCGGGCGAAGGGCTTGACCGCGATCGCCACCCAGCAGACCAACGACTCCGGCGAAACCCGCTTCGCTCAGCTCACCGCCGGGTTGTACCTGCTTGAAGAATCCGCGCCGGATACGCAGCATGATTATCGGACGTCTGATCCGCAACTGATTCTCCTTCCGTTGGGAGACTCACTCAACCAAGAGTTCGTGACCGACAGTCTCATTGTCACAAAGGCTGGGCTGGATGCAACCACGCGTGCTTTCATTCGTGCTGCCGCGATTGCCGCGATGGTGCTCCCAGGGGTCTTGGCTATCGCAACGCTGCCTTCAATCCTGGCGCAATTCCCTGCGGGCGCGTTCCCTGGCTTGCCTGGGGTACCGGCTCTCCCGGGAGCACCTGGACAGCCAGGACTACCAGGTCAGCCCGGCGCGCTGCCAGCAAACCCGGATGCGCCCGGCGCTCCGGGCCAGGGAGATTACCCAGAACAACCTGGAGCCGGGGCTTCCAGCACGGGGACTGGCAGTGAAGGAACCGATGGAGCAGGAAACATCGATGATTCAGAAGACTCCTTGGCTTCCACCGGTGCGAACGTGCTCTGGTCCATCCTCGCTGGCAGCATCTTGATCCTCTTCGGTATCGTTTTGGCCCGCCGCGGCAAGAAGGGGGCCCGCAATGTCTAA
- a CDS encoding class C sortase: MSAPTTKPRHAKRATFFQRVGLPAIIILIGIAVLLYPVVSTQYNNYLQQKVAANYAEEMRNLPQQQLNPQIEAAREYNSQLKGGPILDPWLARISEDNAEYQHYLKQLSGAPAMSQMVIPSINLTLPVYHGTAEKTLQIGLGHMYGTALPLGGAGTHSVITGHTGITNATLFDNLEQVKLNDAVYLNTFGEKLKYVVDDIQVVEPEDTDGLQPIPGEDRLTLITCTPYGINTHRLLVHAHRVPWDDADQGVFEDKQSIMQWWMWLLMVLTALILAALVWWIRRERKREGLTTMDADESLVN; this comes from the coding sequence ATGAGCGCGCCTACAACGAAACCCCGCCACGCGAAGCGCGCCACGTTCTTTCAGCGAGTGGGCCTTCCCGCGATCATCATTCTGATTGGCATCGCGGTGCTGCTGTACCCAGTGGTATCCACGCAATACAACAACTACCTGCAGCAAAAGGTCGCGGCGAACTACGCGGAGGAGATGCGCAACCTGCCGCAGCAGCAACTCAACCCCCAGATTGAGGCCGCGCGCGAGTACAACTCGCAGCTCAAGGGCGGCCCCATCCTGGACCCGTGGCTTGCTCGCATCAGTGAAGACAACGCCGAGTATCAGCACTACCTGAAGCAACTCAGCGGTGCGCCCGCGATGAGTCAGATGGTCATCCCCAGCATCAACCTCACGCTCCCCGTCTACCACGGCACGGCGGAAAAGACACTGCAGATCGGCCTGGGCCACATGTACGGCACGGCCCTTCCGCTCGGCGGTGCGGGCACCCACTCCGTCATCACGGGTCACACGGGGATCACCAACGCCACGCTCTTTGACAACTTAGAGCAAGTAAAGCTTAACGACGCGGTGTACCTGAACACCTTCGGCGAAAAACTGAAATACGTCGTCGATGACATCCAAGTCGTCGAACCGGAAGACACCGACGGCCTCCAACCTATCCCGGGCGAAGACCGCCTGACCCTGATCACCTGCACCCCCTACGGCATCAACACCCACCGACTCCTAGTTCACGCCCACCGCGTCCCCTGGGACGACGCCGACCAAGGCGTCTTCGAAGACAAACAGTCCATCATGCAGTGGTGGATGTGGCTGCTCATGGTCCTTACCGCCCTGATCCTCGCCGCGCTTGTGTGGTGGATCCGCCGGGAGCGGAAGCGGGAGGGCCTCACGACCATGGACGCGGATGAATCTCTGGTGAATTAA
- a CDS encoding Ig-like domain repeat protein has protein sequence MLFFVLALLGITQPHLPGVSPTIAQAQTTSVRFVSAPQTININSSGTFRVDISNPQSGKIHFYLDGVPVDNPVNLGNGASDSVTKTITPVSYTNSQYPHVVTARYISADGFNPHPDVQANFQTPLDLTKLVEQGPGRNDGESTYNSKVDGQERNVSNPLAVDPGQQITLDASVAIGGTRVSWTDVYELGINPPAGAEYVSGRRTDNRNTTVLTRGNGTGGVTRLPTNLSDVKWPSWGQTGYPSVTAGYFGVQRTDNYRESRTTPNVQGVYKAPNTPGIYVPQFAQFKYNFNTNHYLRPMETAIFRVKPQELPKRKIKVTLDPNQEFVAGKTTVENSTGSTPAQISARLQEFDSGALNGTVEFYRGSTRIASGRPDASGVVKATLTTAFPAPNDAQPVTVRFIPGNTSLFETTQGSGTVKVSGVDTTVTLTPNQELTVGTPGSLSAKVTGADGAAVTTGSIRFERADGSWIATAGVNAEGVATITNVTFNQIGDAVPVIVKYEPAPGSPYTPKSNAQGTIKVKPVETTVALNPNQELTAGTPGSLSATVTAPGGAVASGSVRFKDQNGAEIGTAQVRNGTATLANTTFEYANPTTPVTVEYVPAPGSNWSASGPTNGSVNVKPVTPTVTVTPNQTFTVNTPGALTATVTDPQGAVVTNGTVTFTRNDGSVIGGPVNVTNGTATLPAAVFSAAGDSIGVTAKYTPASPSKFGPSSGSGNVKVAEAPVVTTTTVTVTAQTPIYAGIPTQLTAKVDGATTGGTIEFFDGGVSLGTANVIGGTATLPEAVFNTVGNDRQVTAVFRPTSGQEVSGSTTVNVLTIPVAVGNLPETGGMGVWLQSLLFTLLILIGLVVIETRRREITKTST, from the coding sequence GTGCTCTTTTTCGTATTGGCCCTTCTCGGCATCACCCAACCCCACCTCCCCGGGGTCTCGCCAACGATCGCCCAAGCGCAGACCACATCGGTACGCTTTGTCAGCGCGCCGCAGACGATAAATATCAACTCTTCTGGGACTTTCAGGGTCGACATCTCAAACCCGCAGAGTGGAAAGATTCATTTCTACTTGGACGGGGTTCCCGTTGATAACCCAGTCAATTTGGGTAACGGCGCCAGCGACAGCGTCACTAAAACAATCACACCGGTGTCGTACACGAACTCGCAGTATCCCCACGTTGTCACCGCGAGGTACATCAGCGCTGATGGTTTCAATCCACATCCTGACGTGCAGGCAAACTTCCAAACCCCACTGGATTTAACGAAGCTCGTCGAACAAGGGCCTGGCCGAAATGACGGTGAGTCAACGTATAATTCAAAGGTAGACGGTCAAGAACGAAACGTATCTAACCCGCTTGCGGTCGATCCGGGTCAGCAAATCACGCTGGATGCGTCGGTAGCTATCGGCGGGACCCGTGTCAGTTGGACGGACGTTTACGAGCTAGGAATCAATCCACCCGCGGGCGCAGAGTACGTCAGTGGCAGGCGCACAGATAATCGGAACACGACCGTTCTTACTCGCGGAAACGGTACTGGCGGGGTTACGAGGTTGCCCACGAACCTGAGCGACGTCAAGTGGCCGAGTTGGGGTCAAACCGGTTACCCGTCGGTCACTGCTGGCTACTTCGGAGTGCAACGCACCGATAATTACCGTGAAAGCCGCACAACCCCAAACGTTCAGGGTGTTTACAAGGCTCCGAATACCCCAGGAATTTACGTTCCACAGTTCGCACAGTTCAAATATAATTTCAATACAAACCACTATCTCCGACCCATGGAGACTGCGATCTTCCGGGTGAAACCGCAAGAATTGCCAAAACGGAAGATCAAGGTCACGCTGGACCCAAATCAGGAGTTCGTCGCGGGGAAGACAACGGTTGAAAATTCAACGGGCAGCACCCCCGCCCAGATTTCTGCGCGCCTCCAGGAATTTGATTCCGGGGCCTTGAACGGAACGGTTGAGTTCTACCGCGGATCCACCAGAATCGCATCTGGCCGGCCAGATGCAAGTGGCGTGGTGAAAGCGACCCTGACCACGGCATTTCCCGCCCCGAATGATGCACAACCTGTCACGGTGCGATTCATCCCTGGGAACACGTCGCTCTTCGAAACCACTCAAGGGTCCGGAACCGTCAAGGTCAGTGGCGTGGACACGACGGTCACGCTGACTCCGAATCAGGAGCTCACCGTTGGAACGCCCGGCTCGCTTTCCGCAAAGGTAACGGGTGCCGATGGGGCGGCCGTTACCACGGGAAGTATCAGGTTTGAGCGAGCCGACGGGTCGTGGATAGCCACCGCTGGGGTGAACGCCGAAGGTGTTGCAACGATCACCAACGTTACGTTCAACCAAATCGGCGACGCAGTTCCCGTCATAGTCAAGTATGAGCCGGCGCCAGGTTCGCCGTACACACCGAAGTCCAACGCTCAAGGCACAATCAAGGTGAAGCCTGTGGAGACCACAGTGGCGTTAAATCCCAACCAGGAATTGACGGCAGGTACTCCGGGATCGCTTTCCGCGACAGTGACGGCGCCAGGCGGGGCGGTTGCGTCGGGATCGGTCAGGTTCAAGGACCAAAACGGCGCAGAGATCGGCACGGCGCAGGTACGCAATGGAACAGCCACGCTAGCTAACACCACTTTTGAGTATGCCAACCCCACTACGCCAGTAACGGTGGAGTACGTCCCTGCGCCGGGCTCGAATTGGTCGGCAAGTGGGCCAACTAACGGATCCGTCAACGTGAAGCCAGTGACGCCTACGGTCACGGTCACGCCCAACCAAACTTTCACCGTTAATACCCCAGGTGCGCTGACCGCTACGGTCACCGACCCACAAGGAGCGGTGGTCACGAACGGAACAGTGACCTTCACGCGTAACGACGGCAGCGTGATCGGCGGTCCAGTCAATGTAACTAATGGGACGGCAACGTTACCCGCGGCGGTATTCAGCGCGGCTGGCGACTCAATCGGGGTGACTGCCAAATACACGCCAGCGTCCCCGTCGAAGTTCGGACCGTCATCCGGCAGTGGGAACGTGAAAGTGGCCGAAGCACCCGTGGTGACTACGACGACTGTGACAGTCACGGCCCAAACCCCGATCTACGCAGGCATCCCCACGCAGCTCACCGCAAAGGTAGATGGTGCAACCACCGGTGGCACCATCGAGTTCTTCGACGGCGGCGTTTCCCTTGGTACGGCGAACGTGATCGGTGGAACAGCAACTTTGCCCGAGGCTGTTTTCAACACCGTTGGCAATGACCGGCAGGTCACCGCAGTATTCAGACCGACAAGCGGACAAGAAGTGAGCGGAAGCACGACGGTCAACGTCTTAACCATCCCGGTAGCGGTAGGGAATCTCCCCGAAACCGGCGGCATGGGTGTATGGCTCCAGTCGCTGCTATTCACGCTCTTAATTCTGATCGGCTTGGTCGTGATCGAAACCCGACGGCGGGAAATAACCAAGACATCAACCTAG
- a CDS encoding SpaH/EbpB family LPXTG-anchored major pilin, with the protein MARTMTKTAALALAAGLTFAGAGAGIAVNPVVSQAQTVSSIDNTQPLSLQIHKRVGATGAQGDGTQLGTAPGDAAPAGVEYKVELVRPLNTAADWQAAQNLTADSPAWSGAGAFSTTGATNAQGDLPINGLAKGVYKVTETSVPENSGLVPSSPFLVYVPLYSQNAWQYTVHAYPKNTKVTIDKTVADTDIHKGGNVSYTITSGVPTGATEYSITDTLPAGLDAANAVVAVNGLTAGTDYNVAKNGQQIVVTFTAAGITKAGTTATTTITAAKTGDQQHARNTATLRSKVGNNAASVSTSAPVDTYWGNVTINKTDGNTNAALQNAQFQLVKCQNDNGNWTQLANSAAQSVGGQNTFTTGADGKATLTGVHVEDFANNATANNQYCLKETEAPAGYVASDELHPITLNVGTPNAQTGAPAAAITYTADVKNYASRNTLPGTGGMGIAAIAALSIISLIAGLAMTRRKKNA; encoded by the coding sequence ATGGCACGCACCATGACCAAGACCGCGGCACTTGCTCTTGCCGCGGGCCTGACCTTTGCCGGCGCAGGTGCTGGCATTGCCGTTAACCCTGTTGTATCGCAGGCACAGACGGTCAGCTCCATTGACAACACCCAGCCATTGAGCCTGCAGATCCACAAGCGCGTCGGCGCGACCGGTGCTCAGGGCGACGGTACTCAGCTGGGTACCGCCCCCGGGGATGCTGCTCCAGCTGGCGTTGAGTACAAGGTTGAGCTCGTACGCCCCCTGAACACTGCAGCTGACTGGCAGGCTGCACAAAACCTCACCGCTGATTCCCCTGCATGGAGCGGCGCAGGCGCATTCTCAACTACGGGTGCTACAAATGCCCAGGGAGATCTGCCCATCAACGGCTTGGCTAAGGGTGTGTACAAGGTCACGGAGACTAGTGTTCCGGAGAACTCCGGCCTGGTCCCATCCAGCCCATTCCTGGTCTACGTCCCGCTGTACAGCCAAAACGCATGGCAGTACACCGTTCACGCTTACCCTAAAAACACCAAGGTCACCATTGACAAGACCGTGGCTGACACCGACATCCACAAGGGCGGAAACGTTAGCTACACCATCACCTCCGGTGTCCCGACCGGCGCAACGGAGTACTCCATTACGGACACCCTCCCGGCTGGCTTGGATGCCGCTAACGCTGTCGTAGCAGTGAACGGCCTCACCGCCGGTACGGACTACAACGTCGCTAAAAACGGCCAGCAGATCGTGGTCACCTTCACCGCCGCGGGCATCACTAAGGCTGGGACCACCGCTACCACTACCATCACCGCTGCAAAGACTGGTGACCAGCAGCACGCGCGCAACACTGCAACGCTGCGTTCGAAGGTGGGTAACAACGCCGCTTCCGTGTCCACGTCCGCACCGGTAGACACCTACTGGGGCAACGTGACCATTAATAAGACTGACGGCAACACCAATGCCGCCCTGCAGAACGCCCAGTTCCAGCTGGTGAAGTGCCAGAATGACAATGGCAACTGGACCCAGCTCGCTAACAGCGCTGCTCAATCCGTCGGTGGCCAAAACACTTTCACGACCGGCGCTGATGGTAAAGCCACGCTCACCGGTGTCCATGTTGAGGACTTTGCAAACAACGCGACAGCGAACAACCAGTACTGCCTGAAGGAAACTGAGGCCCCTGCTGGTTACGTCGCTTCCGACGAGCTCCACCCGATCACGCTCAACGTTGGCACTCCGAACGCGCAGACTGGCGCACCAGCAGCAGCGATCACGTACACCGCCGACGTCAAGAACTACGCTTCCCGCAACACCCTTCCGGGCACCGGTGGCATGGGTATCGCCGCTATCGCAGCGCTGAGCATCATTTCCCTTATCGCTGGTTTGGCAATGACGCGTCGTAAGAAGAACGCGTAA
- a CDS encoding class C sortase, translated as MSTSVQTPARDEEQASLLRRVLLPTIFILLGVIGLMYPIVATQWNNSQQAKVAEQYESDVAGADPHTLNEQVEKARLYNDEKAGGPILDPWLSRISEDNTEYQEYLAQLSGLRAMSQVAIPSIDSRLPVYHGTRENTLQHGLGHLYGTSLPVGGPGSHAVITGHTGLTNATLWDNLSKVVVGDAVYVSTFGEQMKYEVDKIDVVLPEDVDSLRAVPGEDRLTLITCTPYGVNTHRLLVHAHRVPMDPADTGALTDSGTIFQWWMLILLIPALLGAWRLIWWINKERRENSNA; from the coding sequence TTGAGCACGAGCGTACAAACGCCTGCGCGCGACGAAGAACAAGCGTCGCTGCTGCGCCGGGTCCTTCTGCCCACTATTTTTATTCTGCTTGGGGTCATTGGCCTCATGTATCCGATCGTGGCTACGCAATGGAATAACTCCCAGCAAGCGAAAGTCGCGGAACAATACGAAAGTGACGTCGCCGGAGCGGATCCGCACACGCTCAACGAGCAGGTTGAGAAAGCTCGCCTCTACAACGACGAAAAGGCCGGCGGGCCGATCTTGGACCCGTGGCTATCGCGGATCAGCGAAGACAACACTGAGTACCAGGAGTACCTCGCCCAGCTCAGTGGCCTGCGCGCCATGAGCCAGGTTGCTATCCCCTCAATCGATTCCCGGCTCCCCGTTTACCACGGCACGCGAGAGAACACGTTGCAACATGGTTTGGGACACCTTTACGGCACATCTTTGCCCGTCGGCGGGCCGGGCTCCCACGCAGTGATCACCGGCCACACGGGCCTGACCAACGCGACTTTATGGGACAACCTATCCAAGGTCGTGGTCGGCGATGCTGTCTATGTTTCTACCTTCGGCGAACAGATGAAATATGAAGTCGACAAGATCGATGTTGTGTTGCCCGAGGATGTCGATAGTCTCCGCGCTGTGCCCGGTGAGGATCGACTGACATTGATCACCTGCACACCATACGGTGTCAACACTCACCGCCTTTTAGTCCACGCCCATCGCGTTCCCATGGACCCTGCCGATACTGGTGCTCTGACCGATTCCGGCACGATTTTCCAGTGGTGGATGCTCATTCTGTTAATCCCCGCGCTACTTGGCGCATGGCGCTTGATCTGGTGGATCAACAAAGAACGTAGGGAGAATTCCAATGCGTAG
- a CDS encoding AAA family ATPase, whose translation MSVPSVKTGGISAYSACMPRFPIKSVDVANFGPFAHVQTDFSKDVNIIVGENGTGKTQFLKLLYACTSVIDSHDAELTKTVLSRAIADRLKGTFKPDALGRLVSRVQGQQTTSVKVKYAGIGEPLAFGFHTTAKTEVKVASIPNSRLEDTAVFLPSRELLSIYEGLANLFDTVQVPFDETWRDTARLLERKPLLGARSENARQLITPLLEALEGNVVEEKGRFYVKRAAGDSTTSKLEAHLVSEGHRKLAMIVRLVQSGVLLDGGYLFWDEPEANLNPKTQRAVAQAICTLAMHGTQVFVATHSVFMLRELRMLLENNEGVTSQYIGLVRSAGSAGVVAESGAEQSDLSIITALEEEGNQALRYLGV comes from the coding sequence GTGAGCGTCCCGTCGGTGAAAACCGGCGGGATTTCCGCTTATAGTGCTTGTATGCCTCGATTCCCGATCAAGAGTGTCGATGTAGCCAACTTTGGTCCGTTTGCACACGTACAAACGGACTTCAGTAAGGACGTCAACATCATCGTTGGTGAGAACGGTACAGGAAAAACCCAGTTTCTGAAGTTGTTGTACGCCTGTACGAGTGTCATCGATTCACACGATGCAGAACTGACCAAAACTGTACTGAGCCGCGCAATCGCGGATCGGTTGAAAGGGACATTCAAACCAGACGCTCTTGGTCGCCTCGTTAGCCGTGTTCAAGGCCAGCAGACAACGTCGGTGAAAGTGAAGTATGCGGGAATCGGCGAACCCTTGGCTTTCGGATTTCACACCACCGCAAAGACTGAAGTGAAAGTCGCTTCTATACCGAACTCGCGGTTGGAGGACACCGCGGTGTTCCTCCCTTCGAGAGAGCTTCTATCGATTTATGAGGGGCTCGCTAACCTTTTTGACACAGTTCAAGTCCCGTTTGATGAGACGTGGCGTGATACCGCCCGCTTGTTGGAGCGTAAACCCCTTCTGGGGGCGCGCAGTGAAAACGCTCGTCAACTTATAACTCCGCTCTTGGAAGCTCTAGAGGGCAATGTCGTCGAGGAAAAAGGGCGTTTTTACGTGAAACGGGCAGCCGGTGATTCGACTACGAGCAAACTAGAAGCTCACCTTGTGTCAGAAGGCCATAGGAAACTCGCGATGATTGTTCGTCTAGTTCAATCCGGAGTGCTTTTAGACGGCGGGTACCTGTTTTGGGATGAGCCCGAGGCTAATCTGAACCCGAAAACTCAGCGTGCGGTGGCTCAGGCGATCTGCACGCTGGCGATGCATGGCACGCAGGTGTTTGTTGCTACACATAGCGTCTTTATGCTCCGTGAACTCCGTATGCTCCTCGAAAACAACGAAGGGGTGACGTCCCAATACATCGGTCTCGTCCGTAGCGCCGGATCCGCCGGGGTGGTGGCTGAGTCTGGAGCCGAGCAAAGCGACTTAAGTATCATCACGGCGCTAGAAGAAGAGGGTAATCAGGCGCTCCGATACTTGGGGGTGTGA